A DNA window from Phyllostomus discolor isolate MPI-MPIP mPhyDis1 chromosome X, mPhyDis1.pri.v3, whole genome shotgun sequence contains the following coding sequences:
- the AMER1 gene encoding APC membrane recruitment protein 1, with amino-acid sequence METQKDEAAQAKGATASVDTQDQGAEKGAQSKAAETTEGPASEPPSSGPGRLKKTAMKLFGGKKGICTLPSFFGGGRSKGSGKGSSKKGLSKSKTHDGLSEAARSPEDIVSEGPGLSSPLPESPCQLPSSQSAHGALETGSKHKTSVVAAVDKAGAEKVSSVPKPKKGLKGFFSSIRRHRKNKISGAEQREPGAKGPEEARARPREHVSSVLPSHTEETLPDPRKENAKPQDAPGPNVSSASEPSGAAAEKTACQDPEKPVGGCASALLQPSPAPEAGGPEEPQSPETGEKVVAGEANPPNGPVGDQLSLLFGDVTSLKSFDSLTGCGDIIAEQDMDSMTDSMASGGQRANRDGTKRSSCMVTYQGGGEEMALPDDDDEEEEEEEDEEVELEEEEEEAKVEEDEDLEYLWASGQMYPRPNVNMGYQPTTSPGHQGYVLFDPVRSYPGLAPGDLLTPQSDQQESAPNSDEGYYDSTTPGFEDDSGEALGLVRRDCLPRDSYSGDALYEFYEPDDSLEESPPGDDCLYDLHGRSSEIFDPFLNLQPFSSSRPPGAMETEEERLVTIQKQLLYWELRREQLEAREAREARAREAHTREAYTKEAHAREAHAREAHAREAHPQEAHVREARGREAYAREACAREVCTREACAREAQAREARAREAQIREAQVWPEKPIIEYQRRPLGPSVMGLVTGKSGSSQTSHRGTTSAFPATAGSEPDWRDFRPLEKRFEGTCSKKDQSTCLMQLFQSDAMFEPDMQEANFGGSPRRAYPTYSPPEEPEEEEVEKEGNATVSFSQALVEFTSNGNLFSSMSCSSDSDSSFTQNLPELPPMVTFDIADVERDGEGKCEENPEFHNDEDLAASLEAFELGYYQKHALNNYRSRFYQGLPWGVSSLPRYLGLPGMHPRPPPAAMALNRRSRSLDTAETLDLEMSDSHLAPGYMESDELQPQQEDSDEEEEEEWGRDSPLSLYTEPPGAYDWPAWAPCPFPVGTGPAWINSNQPDGPSSQSPYGQAACCVPPAAMSVLLSGPGPESRAPGESGPQLARPSHLPLPIGPCYSLQPQASQSARARPRDVLLPTDEPSCSSSSGGFSPSPLPQAKPVGITHGIPQLPRVRPELPQPQPIHYGASSLDLAKERAGQGACLPTSYSSTAVKGNLAE; translated from the coding sequence ATGGAGACCCAAAAAGATGAAGCTGCTCAGGCCAAGGGAGCAACAGCGTCTGTGGATACCCAGGACcaaggggcagagaaaggagcCCAGAGCAAGGCCGCTGAGACGACAGAAGGCCCAGCATCAGAGCCACCCTCGTCTGGCCCAGGTAGGCTGAAGAAAACTGCCATGAAACTCTTTGGTGGCAAGAAGGGCATCTGTACCCTGCCTAGTTTCTTTGGAGGGGGACGGAGCAAAGGTTCTGGGAAAGGCAGCTCCAAGAAGGGGCTTAGCAAGAGCAAGACCCACGATGGCCTGAGCGAAGCGGCCCGTAGCCCCGAAGACATTGTCAGCGAAGGACCCGGCCTCTCTTCACCTTTGCCTGAGTCACCCTGCCAGCTTCCCAGTTCCCAGAGCGCCCACGGGGCTTTGGAGACAGGCTCCAAGCACAAGACGTCTGTGGTTGCAGCCGTAGACAAAGCTGGGGCCGAGAAGGTTTCCTCTGTGCCCAAGCCAAAGAAAGGCCTGAAAGGTTTTTTCAGCAGTATTCGCCGTCACCGGAAGAATAAGATTTCTGGTGCTGAGCAAAGGGAGCCAGGAGCCAAGGGGCCTGAAGAGGCCAGAGCTAGGCCTCGTGAGCACGTGAGCTCTGTCCTCCCGTCCCACACTGAGGAAACCCTTCCAGACCCGAGAAAGGAAAATGCCAAACCCCAAGATGCCCCTGGGCCAAATGTTTCTTCCGCCTCAGAGCCTTCTGGAGCAGCCGCTGAGAAGACAGCCTGTCAAGATCCAGAAAAACCCGTGGGCGGCTGTGCCTCAGCACTCCTGCAGCCCAGTCCTGCCCCCGAAGCCGGTGGCCCAGAAGAGCCCCAGAGCCCAGAAACAGGGGAGAAGGTGGTGGCAGGAGAGGCGAATCCACCCAATGGCCCTGTGGGGGACCAACTGAGCCTCCTGTTTGGAGATGTCACCTCCCTGAAAAGCTTTGACTCACTGACAGGATGTGGTGACATCATAGCCGAGCAGGACATGGACAGTATGACAGACAGCATGGCCTCTGGAGGCCAGAGGGCCAACCGAGATGGGACCAAGCGAAGTTCCTGCATGGTCACCTAccaaggaggtggggaggagatggCCTTGCCAGACGAtgatgatgaggaagaggaagaagaagaggacgAGGAGGTGGAAttagaggaggaagaagaggaagccAAGGTGGAAGAAGATGAGGACTTAGAATATCTGTGGGCAAGTGGTCAGATGTACCCAAGACCCAATGTGAACATGGGCTACCAGCCCACCACTTCGCCAGGCCACCAGGGCTATGTACTCTTTGACCCAGTCCGGTCTTACCCTGGCCTGGCTCCTGGAGACCTTTTGACTCCTCAGAGTGACCAGCAGGAGTCTGCCCCCAACAGCGATGAGGGCTATTATGACTCAACCACACCTGGATTTGAGGATGACTccggggaggccctggggctTGTCCGCAGGGATTGCCTGCCCCGAGATAGCTACAGTGGCGACGCCCTGTACGAATTCTATGAGCCAGATGACAGTCTTGAGGAGTCCCCACCCGGGGATGACTGCCTTTATGACCTCCACGGTCGAAGCTCTGAGATATTTGACCCTTTCTTGAACCTTcagcccttttcttcctcccGGCCACCTGGGGCCATGGAGACAGAAGAAGAACGCCTGGTGACCATCCAGAAGCAGTTGTTGTATTGGGAACTTCGGCGGGAGCAGCTGGAGGCCCGGGAGGCCCGGGAGGCACGTGCCCGAGAGGCTCACACCAGGGAGGCCTATACAAAAGAAGCTCATGCCAGGGAAGCTCATGCCAGGGAAGCTCATGCCCGAGAGGCCCACCCCCAGGAAGCTCACGTCAGAGAGGCCCGAGGCCGAGAGGCCTATGCCAGGGAGGCTTGTGCCAGGGAGGTCTGCACCCGAGAGGCCTGTGCCAGGGAGGCCCAGGCCAGAGAGGCTCGTGCTCGAGAGGCTCAAATCCGAGAGGCCCAGGTGTGGCCGGAGAAGCCCATCATAGAGTATCAGAGGAGACCCTTAGGCCCATCGGTGATGGGCCTGGTGACAGGAAAATCAGGGAGCTCTCAGACTTCACACCGAGGAACCACGTCGGCTTTCCCTGCCACAGCGGGCAGTGAGCCAGACTGGAGGGACTTCCGTCCTCTGGAGAAGCGTTTCGAGGGAACCTGCTCCAAGAAAGATCAAAGTACCTGCTTGATGCAGCTCTTCCAGAGCGATGCTATGTTTGAGCCAGACATGCAAGAAGCAAATTTTGGAGGGTCTCCCAGGAGGGCCTACCCTACTTACTCACCCCCTGAAgagccagaggaagaggaggtcGAGAAGGAAGGCAATGCCACCGTGAGCTTCTCGCAAGCCCTTGTGGAGTTCACCAGCAATGGCAACCTCTTCTCCAGCATGTCCTGTAGCTCCGACTCCGACTCCTCCTTCACTCAAAACCTCCCTGAGCTGCCTCCCATGGTGACCTTCGACATTGCTGATGTGGAACGGGATGGGGAAGGCAAATGTGAAGAGAATCCGGAATTCCACAATGATGAGGACCTCGCGGCCTCCTTGGAAGCTTTTGAGCTGGGCTACTACCAGAAACACGCCTTGAACAACTACCGCAGCCGATTCTACCAAGGCCTGCCCTGGGGGGTGAGCAGTCTTCCTCGATACTTGGGGCTGCCTGGCATGCACCCACGGCCTCCACCCGCCGCCATGGCCCTCAACAGGAGGAGCCGCTCCCTTGACACGGCAGAGACCCTGGACCTGGAGATGTCCGATTCCCACCTGGCCCCGGGCTACATGGAGTCTGATGAGCTTCAGCCTCAGCAGGAAGATTCggatgaagaagaagaggaagaatggggCCGAGACAGTCCCTTGTCCCTCTATACTGAACCTCCAGGGGCCTATGACTGGCCTGCCTGGGCTCCCTGTCCTTTCCCAGTGGGGACAGGCCCTGCCTGGATAAATAGCAACCAGCCGGATGGGCCTTCTAGCCAGTCTCCGTATGGGCAGGCAGCCTGCTGCGTACCTCCTGCAGCTATGTCAGTATTGCTGTCAGGACCAGGGCCAGAGTCAAGGGCACCTGGGGAATCTGGGCCTCAGCTAGCTCGGCCTTCGCACCTACCCCTTCCCATAGGCCCTTGTTATAGCCTTCAGCCACAGGCCTCCCAGAGTGCGAGGGCCAGGCCTCGAGATGTGCTGCTGCCTACCGATGAGCCCAGTTGCTCCTCCAGTTCTGGAGGCTTCAGCCCCAGTCCTCTTCCCCAGGCCAAGCCTGTGGGCATCACCCACGGCATCCCTCAGCTGCCCAGGGTCCGGCCTGAGCTCCCACAGCCTCAGCCCATTCACTACGGGGCTTCCAGCCTCGACCTGGCGAAGGAGAGGGCTGGGCAAGGTGCCTGTCTCCCCACCAGCTACTCCTCCACTGCCGTGAAAGGGAATCTAGCTGAGTAG